The following are encoded in a window of Caldicellulosiruptor danielii genomic DNA:
- a CDS encoding beta-N-acetylhexosaminidase, which produces MFKIVPKPKKLDFTGKWFDFDGFENFPDFISSEFSIPKGSWKIEIVQRPGTGLSIEDKKVKVWGNVNVAYATLVQLLIQRRDALPQVTVEEEFRFSFRGFHLDIARGGVPNLSTFKNILRWLFLLKYNYFAIYFEDLFPWEKHPKIGAGRGRLTKEELKDIIQYGKNLGIEVFPSLELTGHMENILSIPEYSKYSEWYLPREGCLDLSNEEAKRFAYELLEEVLEFFPSKYVHIGGDETWALGRGKSLEKNWIFEGPKLYEEHHKNMIDMVEKYRKIPIMWADMLTGMFLRPNEKQVWEKLLQSDIWQRAILANWDYAAMPKEHFINRIESLGKNHQSNQIVCPGFSNWNRFYPDFEVAIENIKNFIDAAKAKGIQGFLVTAWGDDGQECLFSFLYPLLVATIEFAEGDGGWEKSFIILSGESEKLLEVRKAFGISKIANNIKGLLYWNKEIIRMETSKKQELKRCFEEALQKSVDVNLPEDLAFIHQAIRVAIKRLENTVAAADLIELGNYYCRLWLSERKKEGLDRIVGRFWAAAGRVDLELGES; this is translated from the coding sequence ATGTTTAAAATTGTTCCAAAGCCTAAAAAACTTGATTTCACAGGGAAATGGTTTGACTTTGATGGTTTTGAAAACTTTCCAGATTTCATTTCAAGTGAGTTTTCAATACCAAAAGGCTCGTGGAAAATAGAGATTGTCCAAAGGCCTGGAACAGGTCTTTCAATAGAGGACAAAAAAGTAAAGGTTTGGGGCAATGTTAATGTTGCTTATGCCACATTGGTTCAGCTCTTAATCCAAAGAAGAGATGCACTGCCACAAGTCACAGTAGAAGAAGAATTTAGATTTTCTTTTAGAGGCTTTCATCTTGATATTGCAAGGGGCGGAGTGCCCAACCTCTCAACTTTTAAAAACATATTGAGATGGCTATTTTTGCTCAAATATAACTACTTTGCAATATACTTTGAAGACCTTTTTCCATGGGAAAAACATCCTAAGATAGGTGCAGGTAGAGGAAGATTAACAAAAGAGGAGTTAAAAGATATCATACAGTACGGCAAAAATCTTGGAATAGAGGTATTTCCATCCTTAGAGTTAACAGGTCATATGGAGAATATTCTATCAATTCCAGAGTACTCCAAATACAGTGAGTGGTATTTGCCAAGAGAAGGATGTCTTGATTTGTCGAATGAAGAAGCAAAGAGATTTGCTTATGAACTTTTAGAAGAAGTATTAGAGTTTTTCCCATCTAAGTACGTTCACATAGGCGGAGATGAGACATGGGCACTTGGAAGAGGAAAAAGCTTGGAAAAGAATTGGATATTTGAAGGGCCAAAGCTGTATGAAGAACATCATAAGAACATGATAGATATGGTAGAAAAATACAGAAAGATTCCTATCATGTGGGCAGATATGCTAACAGGCATGTTTCTGAGGCCAAATGAAAAACAGGTATGGGAGAAACTTTTGCAAAGCGATATATGGCAAAGGGCAATTTTAGCCAACTGGGACTATGCAGCAATGCCCAAGGAACATTTTATAAACAGAATTGAGAGTCTTGGGAAGAATCACCAATCAAATCAGATAGTGTGTCCTGGTTTTTCTAATTGGAACAGGTTTTATCCTGACTTTGAAGTAGCAATTGAGAACATAAAAAACTTTATTGATGCAGCAAAGGCAAAAGGTATTCAAGGATTTTTGGTGACAGCCTGGGGCGATGATGGTCAGGAGTGTTTGTTCAGTTTTTTATATCCGCTTCTTGTTGCTACAATTGAGTTTGCTGAAGGTGATGGAGGATGGGAGAAAAGTTTTATTATTCTTTCTGGTGAAAGCGAAAAGCTGCTTGAGGTACGAAAAGCCTTTGGTATATCGAAGATTGCAAATAATATAAAAGGTCTGCTGTATTGGAACAAAGAGATTATCCGAATGGAAACTTCTAAAAAACAAGAGTTAAAAAGGTGTTTTGAAGAAGCTTTGCAAAAGTCTGTTGATGTAAATCTTCCTGAAGATTTGGCATTTATCCATCAGGCTATAAGAGTTGCGATAAAAAGACTTGAAAATACTGTGGCAGCAGCTGATTTAATTGAGCTTGGTAATTATTACTGCAGGCTGTGGCTGTCTGAGAGGAAAAAGGAAGGGCTTGATAGGATTGTTGGAAGGTTTTGGGCAGCAGCTGGCAGAGTTGACTTAGAACTGGGAGAAAGTTAA
- the nagA gene encoding N-acetylglucosamine-6-phosphate deacetylase, with amino-acid sequence MRKKFLVKKIFNGNSFITDNVLVVEDGVILGTQKGIDTGKDEIIDRRDFILSPGFVDKHTHGIGGVDFFDVTEDDLIKVQNYYFKHGVTTVLPTIVSAPFENIYRLAKAIKEAKKDPNFKLNIPGIFLEGPFINPAKKGAHDERFLQIPTLEKLEELICSCEEKILDIAIAPELLESPVEFFSKALGHGINISLGHTNSSFEQAKQAHELGAKNIIHLFNAMPQLHHRQNSITTYALLSDIKVELICDFIHLSPEIIKLTYKLKGAENIIIISDSIAATDLCDGEYFLGSLRVKVENGICKLEDNTIAGSTLTIDRAIKNLVKIGIGLEDALMAATCNPSKLLSLRCGVIKEGFSADFVLMDEDLNVKEVYIGGELVYKAQ; translated from the coding sequence ATGAGAAAAAAGTTTTTGGTCAAAAAGATTTTCAACGGCAATTCGTTCATCACGGACAATGTTTTGGTTGTAGAGGATGGGGTAATTCTGGGAACACAAAAAGGAATTGATACTGGAAAAGATGAGATTATAGACAGAAGAGATTTTATCTTATCACCTGGCTTTGTTGACAAGCACACACATGGTATTGGTGGGGTTGATTTTTTTGATGTTACTGAGGATGATTTAATAAAAGTTCAAAACTACTATTTTAAACATGGTGTTACAACTGTGCTGCCAACAATTGTCTCAGCACCGTTTGAAAACATATATAGACTTGCAAAAGCTATCAAAGAAGCAAAGAAAGACCCAAATTTTAAGCTAAACATCCCCGGAATATTCTTAGAAGGACCATTTATAAACCCTGCCAAGAAAGGTGCGCATGATGAGAGATTTTTGCAAATACCCACTCTTGAGAAGTTAGAAGAATTAATTTGTAGCTGTGAAGAAAAGATTCTTGACATTGCAATAGCACCGGAGCTGCTTGAAAGCCCGGTTGAGTTTTTTTCAAAGGCACTTGGGCATGGTATTAATATTTCTCTTGGTCACACAAATAGTAGCTTTGAGCAAGCAAAACAAGCCCATGAACTTGGGGCAAAAAATATTATTCACCTTTTCAACGCAATGCCGCAGCTACATCACAGGCAAAATTCCATTACAACCTATGCGCTTTTGAGCGACATTAAAGTGGAGCTGATTTGCGACTTTATTCACCTGTCCCCCGAGATTATCAAGCTTACCTACAAGCTAAAAGGTGCAGAGAATATAATCATTATCAGTGATTCCATTGCTGCAACAGACCTTTGTGACGGTGAATACTTTTTGGGAAGCCTGAGAGTAAAAGTTGAGAATGGAATTTGCAAATTAGAAGATAACACCATTGCCGGCAGCACGCTTACAATTGATAGAGCGATAAAAAACCTTGTAAAAATTGGGATTGGATTGGAAGATGCTCTCATGGCAGCAACCTGCAATCCATCGAAACTTCTTTCACTTAGGTGCGGAGTGATAAAAGAAGGCTTTTCGGCAGATTTTGTATTGATGGATGAGGATTTGAATGTAAAAGAGGTATATATTGGGGGAGAGCTTGTGTATAAGGCCCAATAA
- a CDS encoding response regulator — protein MTKLLIADDEPEVIEGISTLVDWESNGIKIVGCATNGEEALEKIRMLCPDIILIDIKMPKLDGLQVIENAKKEGYMFESIILSGYDDFHFAQKALELRSLNYLLKPCKPKEVLEAVLKAKNVLEKEREKEALINRFIEYYNETLPILKERILNEVIFGIRSKEEIEKLFERYNIKLSSGKYCIALAKFDIENVSDTYITSFEKQEAYTLACVNLIQEELKELRAEVFRGRNEIVILINSDFEFDREMMDDILTKVKRNASEKLGVKLYFGVSRWTDKIEKINSLYEQALNALELKFFADDIDILHYDDICLSKNTTYYPIDKERSIINSLLLCQKDVIKDKVESFINSLYTTNTFNKWFIKSAILSLLGSIIKVCHEKCIDLNDVVSSKVFENILKTEKKELIKASLLSFLNAAADKIEQNENKNLIVKAAINFIEKNYNKNITLESVAKEVYVTPAYLSILFKRELKINFVDYLHKIRIQKAQELLKNQNLKTYQVANMVGFTDEKYFSQVFKKYTGLTPSQFRESLL, from the coding sequence ATGACAAAGTTACTTATTGCTGATGATGAGCCAGAGGTAATTGAGGGTATTTCAACTCTTGTTGACTGGGAAAGCAATGGAATTAAGATTGTTGGATGTGCAACAAACGGTGAAGAGGCACTTGAAAAAATCAGGATGCTTTGCCCTGACATCATTTTGATAGATATCAAAATGCCCAAGTTAGATGGACTTCAGGTAATTGAAAATGCCAAAAAAGAAGGTTACATGTTTGAAAGTATAATCTTAAGCGGGTATGATGACTTTCACTTTGCTCAAAAAGCACTTGAGCTAAGAAGCCTGAATTATCTGCTAAAGCCCTGTAAACCAAAAGAAGTTTTAGAAGCAGTGCTGAAGGCAAAAAATGTTCTTGAAAAAGAAAGGGAAAAAGAAGCCCTGATAAATAGGTTCATAGAATATTACAATGAAACTTTGCCAATTTTAAAAGAGAGGATTCTAAATGAGGTTATATTTGGAATCCGCAGCAAGGAAGAGATAGAAAAGCTTTTTGAAAGGTACAATATAAAGCTTTCATCTGGAAAATATTGCATTGCTCTTGCCAAATTTGATATTGAAAATGTATCCGATACTTACATAACCTCTTTTGAAAAACAAGAAGCGTACACTCTTGCATGCGTTAATTTAATTCAAGAAGAATTGAAAGAACTTAGGGCAGAAGTTTTCAGAGGTAGAAATGAGATAGTCATATTAATCAATTCTGACTTTGAATTTGATAGAGAAATGATGGATGATATTCTTACAAAAGTCAAAAGAAATGCCAGTGAAAAACTTGGGGTGAAACTTTATTTTGGAGTTAGCAGATGGACAGATAAAATTGAAAAAATCAACTCTTTATACGAACAAGCTTTAAATGCCTTAGAGCTCAAATTCTTTGCTGATGATATTGATATTTTACATTATGATGATATTTGCCTCAGCAAAAATACTACTTATTACCCAATTGATAAAGAAAGATCAATAATAAATAGCCTCTTGCTGTGCCAGAAAGATGTTATTAAAGATAAAGTCGAAAGTTTTATAAACTCATTGTATACTACCAACACATTTAACAAATGGTTCATAAAGTCAGCTATTTTGTCACTATTAGGCAGTATTATCAAAGTCTGCCATGAAAAATGTATTGATTTAAATGATGTAGTAAGCAGCAAGGTTTTTGAAAACATTTTAAAAACTGAGAAAAAAGAGCTGATCAAAGCATCGCTACTTAGTTTTTTAAATGCAGCAGCAGATAAAATTGAGCAGAACGAAAATAAAAATTTAATCGTTAAAGCAGCTATTAACTTTATTGAAAAAAACTATAACAAGAACATTACATTAGAAAGTGTTGCAAAAGAGGTATATGTAACACCTGCGTATTTGAGCATTCTATTCAAAAGGGAACTGAAGATTAATTTTGTCGATTACCTGCACAAAATTAGAATTCAAAAAGCCCAGGAACTTTTGAAAAACCAAAATTTAAAGACATATCAGGTTGCAAATATGGTTGGTTTTACTGATGAGAAGTATTTTTCTCAGGTTTTCAAAAAATATACCGGGCTTACACCAAGTCAGTTCAGGGAGAGCTTGCTTTGA
- a CDS encoding sensor histidine kinase — protein MLVKLKNYFLKLSIKYKILILFYSIIVVTSLVLALFSYTISTNQLKEEVGNLLLRDTKRIAASIDFLQRDVNELSSFLFLDQRIQNFINPRPDFTKYSLEPLASLLASKDYISFIILYSFQGDKYYFSNDNSTGVADFYELKSTDFFKQIIKNKGAPMWISLNSLPFTLISKNNYPKIAMARLLLDFNTYEPAGVLIVCINIPTIEKIYMEDLKEKEACFFIADSGNRIISLQSTTPQFTATFAQKLLNDNILSRENEIITANSSKLLITSSYIPTSNWRLVSVVSLENAINAIRNSFVLLYIRVLILCLIFAFAISMYFSSMLTAPLQKLVSSMKKVRQGDFREQVNIDPYASDEIAIVVSEYNNMVEKINELINKVLKLEIHKKEAELKALEAQINPHFLYNTLDTIFWKAEKSHDSEISEMIYSLSRLFRLTLNRGSEFIQVKGEKELIEHYLFLQSKRYKNRLQYSIEIDPEILDYYIPKLILQPFVENAIVHGMENSTTPTFIQITGKKEGENLCFTIKDNGIGMSQTQLDKIKDLLEAGKENNVGYAIKNVNERLKLYYETHFKLNIQSQPGQGTEVKLILPIDYITVEN, from the coding sequence ATGCTTGTAAAGCTCAAAAATTATTTTTTAAAGCTGAGTATAAAATATAAGATACTCATTCTTTTCTACAGCATAATAGTGGTAACTTCATTGGTGCTTGCTTTATTTTCATATACCATTTCAACAAACCAATTAAAAGAAGAGGTAGGGAATCTGCTTTTAAGAGACACAAAAAGGATTGCTGCAAGCATTGATTTTCTTCAAAGAGATGTAAATGAGCTTTCGTCTTTTTTGTTCTTAGACCAAAGAATTCAAAATTTTATAAACCCACGTCCTGATTTTACCAAATATTCTTTAGAGCCACTGGCAAGTCTTCTTGCTTCCAAAGATTATATAAGCTTTATTATCCTTTATTCTTTTCAAGGTGATAAATATTACTTTTCAAATGACAATAGTACTGGAGTTGCTGATTTTTATGAATTAAAATCGACAGATTTTTTTAAGCAAATTATCAAAAATAAAGGTGCACCTATGTGGATAAGTCTAAACAGCTTGCCTTTCACTCTAATTTCAAAAAACAACTACCCAAAGATTGCCATGGCAAGGCTTCTTTTAGATTTCAATACATACGAGCCTGCAGGAGTGCTTATAGTATGTATAAACATACCAACAATTGAAAAAATCTATATGGAAGATTTAAAGGAAAAAGAAGCATGTTTTTTTATAGCTGACAGTGGCAACAGAATTATCTCTCTACAAAGCACAACACCACAGTTTACTGCTACATTTGCTCAAAAGCTTTTGAATGATAACATCCTAAGTAGAGAAAATGAAATAATCACTGCCAATTCGTCAAAACTTTTAATTACTTCAAGTTATATCCCAACTTCCAACTGGCGGCTTGTGAGCGTTGTTTCGTTAGAAAATGCTATAAATGCTATTAGAAATTCGTTTGTCCTCCTATATATTAGGGTACTTATACTCTGTTTAATCTTTGCTTTTGCAATCTCCATGTATTTTTCTTCTATGCTCACAGCCCCTCTTCAAAAACTTGTAAGTTCTATGAAAAAAGTGCGACAGGGAGATTTTCGAGAGCAGGTAAACATCGACCCATATGCCAGTGATGAAATTGCAATAGTTGTTTCTGAATACAATAATATGGTTGAAAAAATAAATGAACTGATAAACAAGGTATTAAAATTGGAGATTCACAAAAAAGAAGCAGAACTAAAAGCACTTGAGGCGCAGATAAACCCTCATTTTCTTTATAATACTTTGGATACAATATTCTGGAAGGCCGAAAAATCTCATGATAGTGAAATAAGCGAAATGATATATTCTCTTTCAAGGCTTTTTAGACTTACCTTAAACAGGGGGAGTGAGTTCATTCAGGTAAAAGGCGAGAAAGAACTGATTGAACATTATCTTTTCTTGCAGAGCAAAAGATATAAAAATAGACTTCAGTACTCAATTGAAATTGACCCTGAGATATTAGATTATTATATTCCCAAATTGATTTTGCAGCCGTTTGTTGAAAATGCCATTGTTCACGGTATGGAAAATTCAACAACCCCAACTTTTATTCAAATAACAGGCAAAAAAGAAGGTGAAAATTTATGCTTTACCATCAAAGACAATGGCATTGGAATGTCACAAACACAGCTTGATAAAATAAAAGATCTTTTAGAGGCAGGAAAGGAAAACAATGTCGGATATGCTATCAAAAATGTCAACGAAAGATTGAAACTTTACTATGAAACACACTTCAAATTGAATATACAAAGCCAGCCGGGACAAGGCACAGAAGTGAAGTTGATACTTCCTATAGATTATATTACAGTAGAAAATTGA
- a CDS encoding ABC transporter substrate-binding protein yields MSKKALKVVVSIVVIAALIVSVFGLIQGNLTASASTKKTVKIKFLSNLPDRTSNQGKLEQMLIDSYMKANPNVKIEVEALQDEPYKQKFKVYVATNQMPDIFMVWGQPSFFLPVMKAGYAAEIKLDQIKGYGFKTSSLKDFMYNGKLYGLPRNTDFMVLYYNKGLFNKYKVKVPTTFNELLNAAKVFRKNGIAPIAINGKDKWILAILYQELVVKEGGDQKLIYDAISKKSVAKNQILLKAAKDLVNLVNVGGFQDAFVAADYGAANNLFAQEKAAMYYMGSWEVGMATNPNFSESFKKNVDVTYFPTITGGKGKKTDILAWHGGGYAVSASSKVKNEAMKLLLYMMHPTRWAKIGWQQGLVVPGQSWDKFMTGKETVLQKKLTQIFSSATSVSGTVWQDAFTPNFKTEAETLCQMLVAKAITPEKFLAKIEELAKLEVK; encoded by the coding sequence ATGTCAAAGAAAGCTTTAAAAGTAGTTGTTTCAATTGTGGTAATTGCTGCCCTAATTGTAAGCGTATTTGGACTTATCCAGGGGAATCTGACAGCTTCAGCATCGACGAAGAAAACAGTAAAAATCAAGTTCCTATCAAATCTGCCAGATAGAACCTCTAACCAGGGTAAACTTGAGCAGATGTTAATCGACAGCTACATGAAAGCAAATCCGAACGTAAAGATTGAAGTAGAAGCACTTCAGGATGAGCCTTATAAGCAGAAATTCAAGGTATATGTTGCAACAAATCAAATGCCAGATATCTTCATGGTATGGGGTCAGCCATCATTCTTCTTGCCAGTCATGAAAGCAGGCTATGCAGCAGAGATAAAGCTTGACCAAATAAAAGGTTATGGTTTTAAGACCTCTTCTTTGAAAGATTTCATGTATAATGGAAAGCTTTATGGTCTTCCAAGAAACACAGACTTCATGGTGCTTTACTACAACAAGGGTTTGTTTAACAAGTACAAAGTAAAAGTTCCAACAACATTCAATGAGCTTTTAAATGCAGCAAAAGTATTTAGGAAAAATGGCATTGCACCAATTGCAATAAACGGCAAAGATAAGTGGATACTGGCAATTCTGTATCAAGAGCTTGTTGTGAAAGAAGGCGGAGATCAGAAACTCATCTATGATGCAATCTCTAAAAAGTCTGTTGCTAAGAACCAGATTCTTTTGAAAGCAGCAAAAGACCTTGTAAATCTTGTAAATGTAGGCGGATTCCAGGACGCGTTTGTTGCAGCAGACTATGGTGCGGCAAACAATCTATTTGCTCAGGAAAAGGCAGCAATGTATTATATGGGTTCATGGGAAGTAGGAATGGCTACAAATCCTAACTTCTCAGAATCATTCAAGAAAAATGTTGATGTGACATACTTCCCAACAATCACAGGTGGAAAGGGCAAAAAGACAGACATTTTAGCATGGCACGGCGGTGGTTATGCAGTTTCTGCAAGCTCAAAGGTTAAGAATGAGGCAATGAAACTTCTTCTTTACATGATGCATCCAACAAGATGGGCAAAGATTGGTTGGCAGCAAGGACTTGTTGTTCCAGGCCAGAGCTGGGATAAGTTCATGACAGGAAAAGAAACAGTTCTTCAGAAAAAGCTGACACAAATTTTTAGCAGTGCAACATCTGTCAGCGGCACAGTATGGCAGGACGCATTTACTCCAAACTTTAAAACAGAGGCAGAAACACTTTGCCAGATGCTTGTTGCAAAGGCTATTACACCTGAAAAATTCTTAGCAAAGATTGAAGAGCTTGCAAAGTTAGAAGTTAAGTAG
- a CDS encoding carbohydrate ABC transporter permease, whose amino-acid sequence MHKVLSDKRTILLLVLPGLLIYTFAILFPIILSVYLGMTDWSGIGRPNFIGLENFKKIIFTDTTFWKSLRNAILLALAYVFVQHPIALAFAILIDKVGGRAEKIFRTIFFIPCVIPVVVTSRMWVSLYDPQYGLINKILDFLRLGFLKQQWLGDMKTALISVIIICMWQGFGWALLIYYAGLKGIPEELYEAARIDGATGVKLYTKITVPLLKPVIKVNFTIAIIYALKQMETVYLTTNGGPGDASQFLANYLYIRAFNSYQYGYANAISVLFVIACLAVNILFQKIFKPENYEF is encoded by the coding sequence ATGCACAAGGTTTTGTCAGACAAAAGGACCATTTTGTTGCTGGTTTTGCCGGGACTATTGATATATACGTTTGCAATCTTGTTTCCAATTATACTCAGTGTATATCTTGGAATGACAGACTGGTCAGGAATTGGTCGGCCAAATTTTATAGGACTTGAAAACTTTAAAAAGATAATCTTTACAGACACAACTTTTTGGAAATCTCTCAGAAATGCAATACTTCTTGCTCTGGCATATGTATTTGTTCAGCACCCGATAGCCCTTGCGTTTGCCATATTAATTGATAAAGTTGGTGGCAGAGCAGAAAAAATTTTCAGAACTATATTCTTCATACCCTGCGTAATACCAGTTGTTGTAACATCGCGTATGTGGGTAAGCTTATATGATCCTCAATATGGGCTTATAAACAAGATACTTGACTTTTTACGCTTGGGGTTTTTGAAACAACAATGGCTGGGGGATATGAAAACAGCTTTAATATCAGTTATTATAATCTGTATGTGGCAGGGTTTTGGCTGGGCGCTTTTGATTTACTACGCAGGGCTAAAGGGTATACCAGAAGAACTTTATGAGGCGGCGAGAATTGATGGCGCAACAGGTGTTAAACTTTATACAAAAATCACTGTGCCCCTGCTAAAGCCAGTTATCAAGGTTAATTTTACAATAGCTATAATATATGCTTTAAAGCAGATGGAAACAGTTTATCTTACTACAAACGGTGGTCCCGGCGATGCAAGCCAGTTTTTGGCAAACTACCTGTATATCAGAGCATTTAACTCATACCAGTATGGATACGCAAATGCAATTTCAGTGCTATTTGTTATAGCATGTTTGGCTGTCAATATTCTTTTCCAGAAGATATTTAAACCAGAAAATTATGAGTTTTAA
- a CDS encoding carbohydrate ABC transporter permease, with the protein MARESSFNKKSRIVLIIVLGLFSIGQLFPLVWLVDFSLCKSGDVYGANILKIPNPPQFINYYLAWRDGKIPQYFINSIIVNIVSVLLVVLFSLMMGYAFVRMEWKWSNKVLTYVLLGLMIPIHATLLPNFVIFRQLNMLDSYFALIIPYVAFSLPQAVFLMTGFIGSIPRALEESAIIDGCGIFRILFQIILPLSKPALVTVTVTTFLNTWNEFIMAATYLTSDKFRTLPFSVYNFAGQYASNYAVQFAVMTIVALPSLIVYIALNEQVTKGVTLGAVKG; encoded by the coding sequence GTGGCACGGGAAAGTAGTTTCAACAAAAAAAGCAGGATTGTACTTATTATTGTGCTGGGACTATTCTCAATTGGACAGTTGTTTCCACTTGTTTGGCTGGTTGATTTTTCACTTTGTAAAAGTGGGGATGTATATGGTGCAAATATTCTCAAAATTCCCAATCCACCACAGTTTATAAATTATTATCTTGCATGGAGAGATGGAAAAATTCCGCAATATTTTATCAATAGTATAATTGTAAATATTGTGTCAGTTTTGCTTGTTGTTCTGTTTTCGCTGATGATGGGATATGCATTTGTAAGGATGGAGTGGAAATGGAGCAACAAGGTTTTAACATATGTTCTGCTGGGGCTAATGATACCAATTCATGCAACACTTCTACCCAACTTTGTAATTTTCAGACAACTTAATATGCTGGATTCATATTTTGCTCTGATAATTCCATACGTCGCATTTTCACTGCCACAGGCAGTGTTCTTGATGACAGGGTTTATCGGAAGTATTCCACGAGCCTTAGAAGAGTCGGCAATCATAGATGGTTGCGGCATATTTAGAATCCTGTTTCAGATTATTCTACCACTTTCAAAACCTGCACTAGTCACTGTAACTGTTACAACCTTTTTGAATACATGGAATGAATTTATTATGGCGGCAACATACTTGACATCCGACAAGTTCAGAACCCTACCATTTTCAGTCTACAACTTTGCAGGTCAGTATGCATCTAACTATGCAGTCCAGTTTGCTGTAATGACAATAGTAGCTTTGCCATCATTGATTGTGTATATTGCGCTGAACGAACAGGTCACAAAAGGGGTTACCCTGGGTGCTGTGAAGGGGTAA
- a CDS encoding glycoside hydrolase family 30 protein: MFKKIACYITAKQGTFMQQVDNIKECDKLTSESVITIDPSTTFQEVIGFGGALTEAAAVNIMSLLPHQQEEILRGYFDPEKGLGYKLCRIHMNSCDFCISTYSCDDVEGDIELKHFNIERDKKMVIPLLKRIKEYCKDLKILVSPWSPPAWMKTNGDMCHGGKLKEEYKKTWARFFCKFIKAYQEEGIDIWAVTVQNEPMATQVWESCIYTAEEERDFVKDYLGPTLEEEGLSHIKILIWDHNKDIIYERVKTILSDKEAAKYVWGVAFHWYGGDHFDQLKKIKEEFPDVNLVFTEGCQEGGVKLGSWELGERYAHEIIGDFNSYTIGFMDWNIVLDTVGGPNHVGNFCDAPIIVDKDQKKIYYQNAYYYIGHFSKFIRPGAKVVKSSCSDARLEVLAAKNPDDTLAVVVLNKNPETIEFNMVIGDKLFCGKSPARSILTIVLGK; this comes from the coding sequence ATGTTCAAAAAAATTGCATGTTACATAACAGCAAAGCAAGGCACTTTCATGCAACAAGTTGACAATATAAAAGAATGCGACAAATTAACAAGTGAGTCTGTTATAACAATTGATCCATCCACTACATTTCAAGAGGTAATAGGCTTTGGTGGGGCACTGACTGAAGCTGCTGCGGTAAATATAATGTCACTTTTACCACATCAGCAAGAGGAGATTTTAAGAGGTTACTTTGACCCTGAAAAGGGGCTTGGCTACAAGCTTTGTAGAATTCACATGAACAGCTGTGATTTTTGTATAAGTACCTACAGCTGTGATGATGTTGAAGGCGATATAGAACTAAAACACTTTAACATTGAACGAGACAAAAAGATGGTAATTCCGCTTCTAAAAAGGATAAAGGAGTATTGCAAAGACCTCAAAATTCTCGTTTCACCATGGAGTCCGCCTGCATGGATGAAAACAAACGGTGATATGTGCCATGGTGGAAAACTAAAAGAGGAGTATAAAAAAACATGGGCAAGGTTTTTCTGTAAGTTTATAAAGGCTTATCAAGAGGAAGGGATTGATATATGGGCAGTGACAGTTCAAAATGAACCGATGGCAACTCAAGTGTGGGAGTCGTGTATATACACAGCAGAAGAGGAAAGAGATTTTGTGAAGGATTACTTGGGTCCAACTCTTGAAGAAGAAGGACTTTCGCATATAAAAATACTTATATGGGACCACAACAAAGACATCATATATGAGAGGGTAAAGACAATATTGAGTGACAAAGAAGCTGCCAAGTATGTGTGGGGAGTTGCATTCCACTGGTATGGAGGAGACCATTTTGACCAGCTCAAAAAAATAAAAGAAGAGTTTCCAGATGTGAATTTGGTGTTTACAGAAGGTTGTCAAGAAGGTGGAGTAAAGCTTGGCTCCTGGGAGCTTGGAGAAAGGTATGCTCATGAGATAATTGGTGATTTTAACAGCTACACAATTGGATTTATGGATTGGAATATTGTTCTTGACACAGTTGGAGGCCCCAATCATGTTGGGAACTTTTGCGATGCTCCGATAATTGTTGATAAAGACCAGAAAAAGATTTACTATCAAAATGCATATTATTATATAGGTCATTTTTCAAAATTCATAAGGCCGGGAGCTAAAGTAGTCAAAAGTAGCTGCAGTGATGCAAGACTTGAGGTTTTGGCAGCAAAAAACCCAGACGATACTTTGGCAGTGGTTGTATTAAATAAAAACCCAGAGACAATAGAGTTTAATATGGTCATAGGAGATAAATTATTCTGCGGAAAGTCTCCAGCAAGGTCTATATTGACCATTGTCCTGGGGAAGTAA